One window of Acidimicrobiales bacterium genomic DNA carries:
- the smc gene encoding chromosome segregation protein SMC — protein MFLKSLTLKGFKSFADATSLEFEPGITVVVGPNGSGKSNIVDAVAWVLGAQGPRTVRSQKMEDVIFAGSAKRPALGRAEVSLTIDNANGLLPIEFSEVTITRTLFRNGDSEYAINGVPCRLLDIQELLSDSGVGRQQHVIVSQGQLAAILDARPEDRRLIIEEAAGVLKYRRRREKAQRRLEATEGNLLRLQDLLREVRRQLRPLERQADAARRHGSLVEESQGIRLFLAGREISTLQARLESGARSKVELAKAEAEVRQALARLDADVAVAEAGVSAQGTDDLGDSLLRFEGLRERARGVAAVLAERRRSIERELAASVDEGVIASLESDASSLAAQLQAVSAEAEGLVPQHDELGAAEQSLAAERAAFEAEWGDDSAVPAVGGEAAEVRGELSALRSAAQRGRGEVSKGEARLAALQQKGERLDADIERRRTEVAEADAAEKPLVEALEAAESARAAAEAVLADAEETLRTVDQERQTWTARADALALALDEARARAGAERLADVPGVVGTLLELVEVDEGWEAAFEAAAGEAIAAVVVDGVETARAALSSLRAGDAGGAVLALDAVGFPASLALDAAAVGGEPVRSHVRSRLPSVDRLLDTLLGHAVAVDGGWERALDLALLHPGVVAVTREGDRFAATGWRAGAGGTGATGAALEEARSRADDGTARVAAAREALAGARSSLSAARSAEADLATQLDANDSRLTAAGDALQRLETERRDVAVEQETVGSHLDELRERVEREEARVAELESMLPALEAEEAAGAERVMAMRSARSRLEERVAAVAALRRDLEVRAAGLDERRTLLTRRLAEVEDRLHRNVSEREAAASRRVALEARAVATARLSAMVGERLAAVEAALAALHEQRRRHTDKMRAAIDRLEQLRRERSTAERQLSELRERAQRGELEEAEVRLRLEAAVETLRREFDCEPETATKAECPVLPEGVSASARARELDRELRLMGPINPLALEEFTALQERHTFLEAQLEDVRSGRRELSKVIKAIDNEIVEVFAAAYADVAENFTKLFSTLFPGGTGKLKLTEPDNLLDTGIEVEARPSGKNVKKLSLLSGGERSLTALAFLFAVFRSRPSPFYLMDEVEAALDDVNLHRFIDLINEFRQEAQLLVVSHQKRTMEAADCLYGVTMAPGGSTKVVSEKVAAGA, from the coding sequence GTGTTCCTGAAGTCGCTCACCCTCAAGGGGTTCAAGTCCTTCGCGGACGCCACGTCGCTGGAGTTCGAGCCCGGGATCACCGTGGTCGTCGGGCCCAACGGGAGCGGCAAGTCCAACATCGTCGACGCTGTCGCCTGGGTGCTGGGCGCCCAAGGCCCGCGCACCGTGCGGTCGCAGAAGATGGAAGACGTCATCTTCGCGGGCTCGGCCAAGCGCCCCGCCTTGGGCCGGGCCGAGGTCAGCCTCACCATCGACAACGCCAACGGACTGCTGCCCATCGAGTTCTCCGAGGTGACGATCACCCGCACGCTGTTCCGCAACGGCGACAGCGAGTACGCCATCAACGGCGTGCCGTGCCGGCTGCTCGACATCCAAGAACTGCTGTCCGACTCGGGTGTGGGGCGCCAGCAGCACGTCATCGTGTCGCAGGGCCAGTTGGCCGCCATCCTCGACGCCCGGCCCGAGGACCGCCGGCTGATCATCGAGGAAGCGGCGGGGGTGCTGAAGTACCGGCGCCGGCGGGAGAAGGCCCAGCGCCGCCTGGAAGCCACCGAAGGCAACCTGTTGCGGTTGCAGGACCTGTTGCGGGAGGTGCGGCGCCAACTGCGGCCGCTGGAGCGCCAGGCCGACGCCGCCCGCCGCCACGGCTCGCTGGTCGAGGAGTCACAGGGCATCCGCCTGTTCCTGGCCGGGCGCGAGATCTCCACGTTGCAGGCCCGGCTGGAGTCAGGTGCCCGGTCCAAGGTCGAGTTGGCCAAGGCCGAGGCCGAGGTGCGCCAGGCGTTGGCCCGGCTCGACGCCGACGTGGCCGTGGCCGAAGCGGGCGTCTCCGCCCAGGGCACAGACGACTTGGGCGACTCGCTGTTGCGCTTCGAAGGCTTGCGGGAACGGGCTCGAGGCGTGGCGGCCGTGTTGGCCGAACGGCGCCGCTCCATCGAGCGCGAGCTGGCGGCATCGGTCGACGAAGGCGTCATCGCCTCGTTGGAGTCCGATGCCTCGTCGCTGGCCGCCCAGTTGCAGGCCGTCTCCGCCGAGGCCGAGGGGCTGGTGCCCCAGCACGACGAGCTGGGCGCCGCCGAGCAGTCGTTGGCCGCCGAGCGGGCCGCCTTCGAGGCCGAATGGGGCGACGACTCGGCCGTGCCCGCGGTCGGCGGGGAAGCGGCCGAGGTGCGGGGCGAGCTTTCGGCGCTGCGCTCGGCTGCGCAGCGGGGCCGGGGCGAGGTCTCCAAGGGCGAGGCCCGGCTGGCGGCCTTGCAGCAGAAGGGCGAACGGCTCGATGCCGACATCGAACGGCGGCGCACCGAGGTGGCCGAAGCCGACGCCGCCGAGAAGCCCTTGGTCGAGGCGCTCGAAGCAGCCGAGTCGGCCCGGGCGGCGGCGGAAGCGGTGCTGGCCGACGCCGAAGAGACGCTGCGCACGGTCGACCAGGAACGCCAGACGTGGACGGCGCGAGCCGACGCCTTGGCCTTGGCCCTCGACGAGGCCCGCGCCCGAGCGGGCGCCGAACGACTGGCCGACGTGCCCGGCGTGGTCGGCACCTTGCTGGAACTGGTCGAGGTCGACGAGGGATGGGAAGCCGCCTTCGAGGCCGCCGCGGGCGAGGCCATCGCCGCCGTCGTGGTCGACGGGGTGGAGACGGCGCGGGCCGCGTTGTCGTCGTTGCGAGCGGGCGATGCAGGCGGCGCCGTGTTGGCGCTCGATGCCGTGGGTTTCCCGGCGTCGTTGGCCTTGGACGCGGCGGCGGTCGGCGGCGAGCCGGTGCGCTCGCACGTGCGGTCGCGGCTGCCGTCGGTCGACCGCTTGCTCGACACGTTGCTGGGCCATGCCGTGGCAGTCGACGGCGGCTGGGAGCGGGCTCTCGACTTGGCCCTGCTGCACCCCGGCGTGGTGGCCGTCACCCGCGAGGGCGACCGTTTCGCCGCCACCGGTTGGCGGGCGGGCGCAGGCGGCACCGGCGCCACCGGCGCGGCGCTGGAGGAGGCCCGGTCCCGGGCCGACGACGGCACGGCCCGGGTGGCCGCAGCCCGCGAGGCGCTGGCGGGGGCGCGGTCGTCGTTGTCGGCCGCTCGGTCCGCCGAGGCCGACCTGGCCACGCAACTCGACGCCAACGACTCCCGGCTCACGGCGGCGGGCGATGCCTTGCAGCGGCTGGAGACCGAGCGGCGCGACGTGGCTGTCGAACAGGAGACCGTGGGTTCGCATCTCGACGAACTGCGCGAGCGGGTCGAGCGGGAAGAGGCTCGGGTTGCCGAGTTGGAATCGATGCTCCCCGCCTTGGAGGCCGAGGAGGCCGCCGGTGCCGAGCGGGTCATGGCCATGCGGTCGGCCCGCAGCCGCTTGGAGGAACGGGTGGCCGCCGTCGCCGCGCTGCGCCGCGACCTGGAAGTGCGGGCAGCCGGGCTCGACGAACGGCGCACGCTGTTGACCCGCCGTTTGGCCGAGGTGGAAGACCGCCTTCACCGCAACGTGTCGGAACGCGAGGCTGCGGCGTCGCGACGAGTGGCCCTCGAGGCCCGGGCGGTGGCCACGGCCCGCCTGTCGGCCATGGTCGGCGAACGGTTGGCTGCGGTGGAAGCGGCGCTGGCCGCCCTGCACGAACAACGCCGTCGCCACACCGACAAGATGCGCGCCGCCATCGACCGTTTGGAGCAGCTGCGCCGCGAGCGTTCCACCGCCGAGCGCCAACTGTCCGAGCTGCGGGAACGGGCGCAGCGGGGCGAGTTGGAAGAGGCCGAGGTTCGATTGCGGCTGGAAGCTGCCGTCGAGACGCTGCGGCGGGAGTTCGACTGCGAGCCCGAGACCGCCACCAAGGCCGAGTGCCCGGTGCTGCCCGAGGGCGTGTCGGCGTCGGCCCGGGCTCGCGAGCTCGATCGAGAACTGCGCCTCATGGGGCCGATCAACCCGCTGGCGCTGGAGGAGTTCACTGCGCTGCAGGAACGCCACACCTTCCTCGAGGCCCAGTTGGAGGACGTGCGTTCGGGCCGTCGGGAGCTGTCGAAGGTCATCAAGGCCATCGACAACGAGATCGTCGAGGTGTTCGCGGCGGCCTATGCGGACGTGGCCGAGAACTTCACCAAGCTGTTCTCCACGCTGTTCCCGGGCGGCACCGGCAAGCTCAAGCTGACCGAGCCCGACAACCTGCTCGACACCGGCATCGAGGTCGAGGCCCGGCCGTCGGGCAAGAACGTAAAGAAGCTGTCGTTGCTCTCGGGCGGCGAGCGCTCCTTGACCGCGCTGGCCTTCCTGTTCGCCGTGTTCCGCAGCCGGCCGTCGCCCTTCTACCTGATGGACGAAGTGGAAGCCGCCCTCGACGACGTGAACCTGCACCGCTTCATCGACCTCATCAACGAGTTCCGCCAAGAGGCGCAGCTCTTGGTGGTGTCGCACCAGAAGCGCACCATGGAAGCGGCCGACTGCCTCTACGGCGTGACGATGGCGCCGGGCGGGTCCACCAAGGTGGTCAGCGAAAAGGTCGCCGCGGGCGCCTGA
- the rnc gene encoding ribonuclease III yields the protein MSEPRERTELDALAKRLGYEFSDPALLARAMAHRSWCAETTNTDPNERLEFLGDAVLGLVVTDHVFRTYTELPEGELAKVRASVVNSASLAEVAAELDLGAALLLGKGEDLSGGREKPSILADAMEAVIGATYIDGGWDAAADLVMRLVGERIAEAAVGPGGQDYKTRLQELGARRYDQLPRYEVLDEGPDHAKCFFATVHVGDRACGEGEGRSKKQAEQAAARVAWERLQAEARDEQGEVAAGA from the coding sequence GTGTCGGAGCCCCGCGAGCGAACGGAGCTCGACGCGCTCGCCAAGCGGTTGGGCTACGAGTTCAGCGACCCGGCCCTCTTGGCGCGCGCCATGGCCCATCGTTCGTGGTGCGCGGAGACGACCAACACCGACCCCAACGAACGCCTGGAGTTCCTCGGTGACGCCGTGCTCGGCCTCGTGGTGACCGACCACGTCTTCCGCACCTACACCGAACTGCCCGAAGGCGAGCTGGCCAAGGTGCGGGCCTCGGTCGTCAACTCCGCCTCGCTGGCCGAAGTCGCCGCCGAGCTCGACCTGGGCGCCGCCCTGTTGTTGGGCAAGGGCGAAGACCTGAGCGGCGGGCGGGAGAAGCCCTCGATCCTGGCCGACGCCATGGAGGCCGTCATCGGCGCCACCTACATCGACGGCGGCTGGGACGCTGCCGCCGACCTCGTGATGCGGCTGGTGGGCGAGCGCATCGCCGAAGCAGCCGTGGGCCCCGGCGGGCAGGACTACAAGACCCGCCTGCAGGAGCTGGGCGCCCGGCGCTACGACCAGCTGCCGCGCTACGAGGTCCTCGACGAAGGCCCCGACCACGCCAAGTGCTTCTTCGCCACCGTCCACGTGGGCGACCGGGCGTGTGGCGAGGGGGAGGGCCGCTCCAAGAAACAGGCCGAACAGGCCGCCGCCCGAGTGGCGTGGGAACGACTGCAGGCCGAGGCCCGCGACGAGCAGGGTGAGGTGGCCGCAGGTGCCTGA
- a CDS encoding type II toxin-antitoxin system HicB family antitoxin, with protein MTAYRIEVFWSDEDQAWVADVPDLAYCSAHGATPHEAVAEVEVAMQAWVEAARATGRPVPEPTPRAVRA; from the coding sequence ATGACGGCCTACCGGATCGAAGTGTTCTGGAGCGACGAAGACCAGGCCTGGGTCGCCGATGTCCCCGACCTTGCGTACTGCAGCGCCCACGGAGCCACCCCGCACGAAGCGGTTGCCGAAGTCGAGGTCGCCATGCAGGCATGGGTGGAAGCCGCCCGGGCCACGGGGCGACCGGTGCCGGAACCGACCCCGCGAGCCGTCCGAGCCTGA
- a CDS encoding phosphopantetheine-binding protein: MPAETHVERGPMDRTQVFELIRDRLADILEIEPGKISEGASFADDLSADSLALIELVEALEEELSERSVGFRIDDEDLEDLKTVRDAVDYVVAKLEA, translated from the coding sequence GTGCCCGCAGAAACCCACGTGGAACGAGGCCCGATGGACCGCACCCAGGTCTTCGAGCTCATCCGTGACCGCCTCGCCGACATCCTCGAAATCGAGCCCGGCAAGATCTCCGAAGGCGCGTCCTTCGCCGACGATCTGTCCGCCGATTCCCTGGCCCTGATCGAACTGGTCGAGGCGCTGGAAGAGGAGCTCAGCGAGCGCAGTGTCGGCTTCCGCATCGACGACGAAGATCTCGAGGACCTGAAGACGGTGCGCGACGCCGTCGACTACGTGGTCGCCAAGCTCGAGGCCTGA
- a CDS encoding ribbon-helix-helix protein, CopG family produces the protein MARRRVTVSLGDDVLRALDEAARGSGETRSRVVERTLARQLTGLKLQQLRATARGPRLSDDEATDLAYAELRAARRTRSKRAAS, from the coding sequence ATGGCGAGACGACGGGTAACCGTGAGCCTTGGCGACGACGTGCTTCGTGCGCTGGACGAGGCCGCCCGGGGGTCGGGCGAGACTCGCTCCCGCGTCGTCGAGCGGACGCTGGCCAGGCAGCTCACCGGGTTGAAGTTGCAGCAGTTGCGTGCCACGGCGAGAGGCCCCCGTCTAAGCGACGACGAAGCGACGGACCTCGCCTATGCCGAGCTTCGGGCCGCCCGCCGCACTCGGTCGAAGCGAGCGGCGTCGTAG
- the mutM gene encoding bifunctional DNA-formamidopyrimidine glycosylase/DNA-(apurinic or apyrimidinic site) lyase, translating into MPELPEVETIRRDLDREVVGKRIKAVEATGVRSIRRHKSKKDFVAKLEGRKITGVVRKGKYLLVKLEGGDVLVIHLGMSGQLLRAKGPKDPLAKHTHVVITFTQGGQLRYVDPRTFGELFVTSIDGVEEACPELAHLGFDPLDDVMSWNAFGARLTAKKAKLKALLMDQKFIAGIGNMYADEILWAAGLRPDRGSETLSSQEVRRLYRAMVETLQDAIKHRGSSLADEQYRDLFGEVGGYQGEHKVYDLEGKPCRRCRTPIVRTKAAGRSTFFCGQCQV; encoded by the coding sequence GTGCCTGAGCTTCCCGAAGTCGAAACGATTCGACGCGACCTCGATCGTGAGGTGGTGGGCAAACGGATCAAGGCCGTAGAGGCCACCGGCGTGCGCTCCATCCGGCGCCACAAGTCCAAGAAGGACTTCGTGGCCAAGCTGGAGGGCCGCAAGATCACCGGCGTCGTCCGCAAGGGCAAGTACCTCCTGGTCAAGCTGGAGGGCGGCGACGTGCTCGTCATCCACCTGGGCATGAGCGGCCAGCTGCTGCGGGCCAAGGGGCCCAAGGACCCCCTGGCCAAGCACACCCACGTCGTCATCACCTTCACCCAGGGCGGCCAGCTGCGCTACGTCGACCCCCGCACGTTCGGCGAGCTGTTCGTGACCTCGATCGACGGCGTAGAGGAGGCCTGCCCCGAGCTGGCCCACCTCGGCTTCGACCCCCTCGACGACGTGATGTCGTGGAACGCCTTCGGGGCTCGGCTGACGGCAAAGAAGGCCAAGCTCAAGGCCCTGCTGATGGACCAGAAGTTCATCGCCGGCATCGGCAACATGTACGCCGACGAGATCCTCTGGGCCGCAGGCCTGCGCCCCGATCGGGGCTCGGAGACGCTGTCGTCGCAGGAGGTCCGCCGCCTCTACCGGGCCATGGTCGAAACCCTGCAGGACGCCATCAAGCACCGGGGTTCGTCGCTGGCCGACGAGCAGTACCGCGACCTGTTCGGCGAGGTCGGCGGCTACCAGGGCGAGCACAAGGTCTACGACCTGGAGGGCAAGCCGTGCCGCCGCTGCCGCACCCCGATCGTGCGCACGAAAGCGGCCGGCCGGTCCACCTTCTTCTGCGGTCAGTGCCAGGTCTGA
- the rpmF gene encoding 50S ribosomal protein L32: MAVPKKKTSKAKSRSRRASNWTLAVPARSVCPQCRHAKLPHVVCPNCGWYGGRQAIDVG, translated from the coding sequence ATGGCCGTCCCCAAGAAGAAGACCTCCAAGGCCAAGAGCCGCAGCCGTCGGGCCAGCAACTGGACCTTGGCCGTCCCCGCCCGCAGCGTCTGCCCGCAGTGCCGCCACGCCAAGCTCCCGCACGTCGTCTGCCCCAACTGCGGCTGGTACGGCGGCCGCCAGGCCATCGACGTCGGCTAG
- the coaD gene encoding pantetheine-phosphate adenylyltransferase codes for MRTALFPGSFDPIHNGHLEIIETAALHFDHVVVAAMRNPQKGEPLFSYEERKQMIEDSISHLPNVRVEQFGSLVVDLARQVGADVLIKGLRVASDFEHELQQAQMNHAISGIDTLFIPCASSHSFIASNLVRQIARYGGADRISSMVPEPVAKRLQEKFTSS; via the coding sequence GTGAGGACGGCCCTGTTCCCGGGTTCCTTCGACCCCATCCACAACGGCCATCTGGAGATCATCGAGACGGCTGCCCTGCACTTCGACCACGTCGTCGTGGCCGCCATGCGCAACCCGCAGAAGGGCGAACCGCTCTTCTCCTACGAGGAGCGCAAGCAGATGATCGAGGACTCGATCTCGCACCTGCCCAACGTGCGGGTGGAGCAGTTCGGCAGCCTGGTCGTCGACCTGGCCCGACAGGTGGGGGCCGACGTCCTCATCAAGGGGCTGCGGGTGGCGTCCGACTTCGAGCACGAGCTCCAGCAGGCGCAGATGAACCACGCCATCTCCGGCATCGACACGCTGTTCATCCCGTGCGCGTCGTCGCACTCGTTCATCGCCTCGAACCTGGTGCGCCAGATCGCCCGCTACGGCGGGGCCGATCGCATCAGCTCGATGGTCCCCGAACCGGTGGCCAAGCGCCTCCAGGAGAAGTTCACCTCTTCATGA
- a CDS encoding DUF177 domain-containing protein produces the protein MAPNPFLVSVTALKRGPGGTVQSERRCGVLAGLAVTSAHVPDGIEVCVDVDLESVHGGIMAHGTVTTTWEGECRRCLGPAAGTVHAEVRELFEPGSDADETYPLMGEQLDLAPLARDAVLLELPQAPLCAEACQGLCPTCGANLNEGGCSCRAQATDPRWAALDALRHET, from the coding sequence GTGGCCCCCAACCCGTTTCTCGTGAGTGTCACCGCGCTCAAGCGCGGCCCCGGCGGCACCGTGCAGAGCGAGCGCCGGTGCGGCGTCCTCGCCGGGCTGGCCGTCACCAGCGCCCACGTCCCCGACGGCATCGAGGTGTGCGTCGACGTCGACCTGGAGTCGGTGCACGGCGGGATCATGGCCCACGGCACCGTCACCACCACCTGGGAAGGCGAGTGCCGCCGCTGCCTCGGCCCCGCCGCCGGCACGGTGCACGCCGAGGTCCGGGAACTGTTCGAGCCGGGCAGCGACGCCGACGAGACCTACCCCCTCATGGGCGAGCAACTCGACTTGGCCCCGCTGGCGCGCGACGCTGTCCTGCTGGAACTTCCCCAGGCGCCCCTCTGCGCGGAGGCGTGCCAGGGGCTGTGCCCCACGTGCGGCGCCAACCTCAACGAGGGCGGGTGCTCGTGCCGGGCGCAGGCAACCGACCCGCGGTGGGCGGCGCTCGACGCGCTTCGCCACGAGACATAA
- the plsX gene encoding phosphate acyltransferase PlsX: MLPIAVDAMGGDRAPGEIVAGAAQAAHELGVPVVLVGDPAAIGDTHGLDVIPASEVIGMHDDPAAGVRRKKDSSLVRAAEAVRDGKASAMISAGNTGATMGSALLRMGRLPGVARPAIATPIPVPGSTPTVLLDAGANADCKPAWLVQFAQMGAVFAAERYGIDKPRVGLLSIGEEDTKGNALVKEAHALLAGGAPGVHFVGNVEGRDILTEAVDVVVTDGFTGNVTLKTLEGAVKFMRDAVFGAMVSTEEAIKASEVLIPLLLPLAEEMDPDSQGGAALLGVDGVCIISHGSSSAKAIVNAVRVARDMVEQGLADRLAAAVAAT; this comes from the coding sequence GTGCTGCCCATCGCGGTCGACGCCATGGGCGGCGACCGTGCACCCGGTGAGATCGTCGCCGGCGCCGCGCAGGCAGCGCACGAACTCGGCGTGCCCGTCGTCCTCGTGGGCGACCCCGCCGCCATCGGCGACACCCACGGCCTCGACGTCATCCCGGCGTCGGAGGTCATCGGCATGCACGACGACCCGGCGGCGGGCGTCCGCCGCAAGAAGGACAGCTCGCTCGTCCGCGCCGCCGAGGCGGTGCGCGACGGCAAGGCATCGGCCATGATCAGCGCGGGCAACACCGGCGCCACCATGGGCAGCGCCCTCCTGCGCATGGGCCGCCTGCCCGGCGTGGCCCGCCCCGCCATCGCCACGCCTATCCCCGTCCCCGGCTCGACCCCCACCGTCCTGCTCGACGCGGGTGCCAACGCCGACTGCAAGCCCGCGTGGCTCGTGCAGTTCGCCCAGATGGGCGCCGTCTTCGCCGCCGAGCGCTACGGCATCGACAAGCCCCGGGTCGGGCTCCTGTCGATCGGCGAAGAGGACACCAAGGGCAACGCCTTGGTGAAAGAAGCCCACGCCCTGCTCGCAGGCGGCGCCCCCGGCGTCCACTTCGTGGGCAACGTCGAGGGCCGCGACATCCTCACCGAAGCCGTCGATGTGGTCGTCACCGACGGCTTCACCGGCAACGTCACCCTCAAGACCCTGGAAGGCGCCGTGAAGTTCATGCGCGACGCCGTGTTCGGCGCCATGGTCTCGACGGAAGAGGCGATCAAGGCGTCCGAGGTCCTCATCCCGCTCCTGCTGCCGCTCGCCGAGGAGATGGACCCCGACAGCCAGGGCGGCGCCGCCCTGCTCGGCGTCGACGGCGTGTGCATCATCAGCCACGGCTCGTCGTCGGCCAAGGCCATCGTCAACGCCGTGCGGGTCGCTCGCGACATGGTCGAGCAGGGGCTGGCCGACCGGCTGGCCGCCGCCGTCGCCGCCACGTAG
- a CDS encoding TIGR02587 family membrane protein gives MPAATSTASEADADADAGPWRQEATDLVRAVSGGMLFGIPLLYTMEVWWIGSETQTPRMVGVLLFMFVPVFLLTRTAGFRTTKDIRWRDAVIDSVETVAIAVVSVFLLLVLLREITMATPLEEALGKIVYEATPFAIGSAIAQHVLRRGRAEGDDDSGGNDTADDEGLHATVVDVGATTIGAVFVAFNVAPTDEIPMLAAAMPAAWLIAMMGASLVISYCIVFVAGFSDQKRRHSQPGILQHPITETVASYLISLVVAGGMLWFFQRLATENPTSVTLSHVIVLGLPAAVGGAAGRLAA, from the coding sequence GTGCCTGCCGCCACCTCCACTGCCTCCGAAGCCGACGCCGACGCCGACGCCGGCCCGTGGCGCCAGGAGGCCACCGACCTGGTGCGCGCCGTCTCCGGCGGCATGCTCTTCGGCATCCCGCTCCTCTACACGATGGAGGTGTGGTGGATCGGGAGCGAGACGCAGACGCCCCGCATGGTCGGCGTCCTGCTGTTCATGTTCGTGCCGGTCTTCCTGCTCACCCGCACCGCCGGGTTCCGCACCACCAAGGACATCCGCTGGCGCGACGCCGTGATCGACTCCGTGGAGACGGTGGCCATCGCCGTGGTCAGCGTCTTCCTGCTGCTCGTCCTGCTGCGGGAGATCACCATGGCCACGCCGCTTGAAGAGGCCCTGGGCAAGATCGTCTACGAAGCCACGCCGTTCGCCATCGGCAGCGCTATCGCCCAGCACGTGCTGCGCCGGGGCCGGGCCGAGGGCGACGACGACAGCGGCGGCAACGACACGGCCGACGACGAAGGGCTGCACGCCACCGTGGTCGACGTGGGGGCCACCACCATCGGCGCCGTGTTCGTGGCCTTCAACGTGGCGCCCACCGACGAGATCCCCATGCTGGCCGCAGCTATGCCCGCTGCCTGGCTCATCGCCATGATGGGAGCCTCGCTGGTGATCTCGTACTGCATCGTGTTCGTGGCCGGCTTCTCCGACCAGAAACGGCGCCACAGCCAACCGGGCATCCTCCAGCACCCCATCACCGAGACGGTGGCGTCGTACCTCATCTCGCTGGTGGTGGCGGGCGGGATGCTGTGGTTCTTCCAGCGCCTCGCCACCGAGAACCCGACCTCGGTGACGCTCTCCCACGTGATCGTGCTCGGGCTCCCGGCCGCGGTAGGCGGCGCAGCAGGAAGGTTGGCGGCATGA
- the rsmD gene encoding 16S rRNA (guanine(966)-N(2))-methyltransferase RsmD, with amino-acid sequence MRVVGGSERGRALRSPKGHDIRPTSDRVREAVFNMVDTLGGVDDATVVDLFAGTGALGIEALSRGAASAVFVERDRSAAALVQENLDALGLAERGKVVRLDVVRWLETAGPFEVAFADPPYAFEQWPVVFERVRAQLLVAESNRELDLGGRWELLRCKRYGSTVVHVAHTALDSPGDLR; translated from the coding sequence ATGCGCGTGGTTGGCGGTTCGGAGCGGGGTCGTGCCCTGCGGTCCCCCAAGGGCCACGACATCCGGCCCACCAGCGACCGGGTGCGCGAGGCGGTGTTCAACATGGTCGACACCCTGGGCGGGGTCGACGACGCCACCGTGGTCGACCTGTTCGCAGGCACCGGTGCGCTGGGGATCGAGGCGCTCTCGCGGGGGGCGGCGTCGGCCGTGTTCGTGGAGCGCGACCGGTCGGCCGCGGCCTTGGTGCAGGAGAACCTCGACGCCCTCGGACTGGCCGAGCGGGGCAAGGTCGTGCGCCTCGACGTGGTGCGGTGGCTGGAGACGGCGGGGCCGTTCGAGGTTGCCTTCGCCGACCCGCCGTACGCCTTCGAGCAGTGGCCGGTGGTGTTCGAGCGGGTGCGGGCGCAGTTGTTGGTGGCGGAGTCGAACCGGGAACTCGACCTCGGGGGGCGGTGGGAACTTCTCAGGTGTAAGCGGTACGGCAGTACCGTGGTCCACGTGGCACACACTGCACTCGACAGCCCGGGCGACCTCCGGTGA
- a CDS encoding putative toxin-antitoxin system toxin component, PIN family yields MARVVLDPGVIVSGLLNPDGPPGHLLDAWVDGEFNLVVSPHLLEELSDVLLRPKLASRLDNTVVSDMLRLLREAAVMESDGPPAQVCRDPDDDYLVALALATGSLLVSGDKDLLSVQVEHLEVLVPAEAAARLLPT; encoded by the coding sequence GTGGCCCGGGTCGTGCTCGACCCGGGCGTGATCGTTTCAGGCCTGCTGAATCCAGACGGGCCGCCCGGCCACCTCCTCGACGCCTGGGTGGACGGCGAGTTCAACCTCGTCGTGAGCCCCCATCTGCTTGAAGAGCTCAGCGACGTGCTGTTGCGGCCCAAGCTCGCCTCGCGCCTCGACAACACCGTCGTCAGCGACATGCTGCGGCTCCTGCGTGAGGCGGCGGTCATGGAGAGCGACGGGCCTCCTGCACAGGTGTGCCGAGATCCCGACGACGACTACCTCGTCGCCCTTGCGCTCGCCACGGGTTCGCTGCTGGTTTCCGGCGACAAAGACCTCCTGAGCGTGCAGGTGGAGCACCTCGAGGTGCTGGTCCCTGCCGAAGCGGCGGCGAGACTCCTTCCCACCTGA
- a CDS encoding PaaI family thioesterase, translated as MSFEDVAGEGITGEDPLGLGLRFWRVGDRLVARFQPRAEHRGPPGFVHGGMAAAVLDEVMASLGWALDKTPCVTAKLELRYRKGVPLDGGPVRVEAWRERLESRRTQKVSGRILLADGSVAVEATGLFVQVRP; from the coding sequence GTGTCGTTCGAAGACGTAGCCGGCGAAGGCATCACCGGCGAGGACCCGCTCGGGCTGGGGCTGCGCTTCTGGCGCGTCGGTGACCGCCTCGTGGCCCGCTTCCAGCCGAGGGCCGAGCACCGCGGCCCGCCCGGCTTCGTGCACGGAGGCATGGCCGCCGCCGTGCTCGACGAGGTCATGGCCTCGCTCGGCTGGGCCCTCGACAAGACGCCGTGCGTGACGGCCAAGCTCGAGCTCCGGTACCGCAAGGGCGTGCCCCTCGACGGCGGCCCGGTGCGCGTGGAGGCATGGCGGGAGCGGCTCGAATCGCGCCGCACCCAGAAGGTCAGCGGCCGCATCCTGCTGGCCGACGGCTCGGTGGCGGTCGAAGCCACCGGCCTGTTCGTGCAGGTACGCCCGTGA